One Candidatus Binatus sp. genomic region harbors:
- a CDS encoding acyl-CoA dehydrogenase family protein has translation MNQLNTEREQRFIDLAAGLADDFAKRAALHDEEASFPFENYARLRESGYTVLTVPEKFGGLGATLLERIKAQERLAEGCGATALAINMHFNVLGLLIDLHRKFKAPNVEAMLQRIGGERLICGGSGSEPDNAVINLRPRTTASRVEGGFLVNGRKIFGTQSIALDLFFAEAAWEDAPQGITIITFFIPPRETPGLTFKDDWNVMGMRATASRSSELKDAFVPDSAVALQRPMSGSGRVTKVFAKAPFTIGAPYIGIAVAARNFVVEFMRDRPRFPLKFPMSHLPGVYNKVGEMDMLIEGARAVMWKAAAEVDSDHPQSWSRKAVAARMIAIENSVRVVDLALRAVGGSSYFKRLPLERFFRDVRAGLYHPFDSDESLEFLGKSAFGIPLVEGLKPD, from the coding sequence ATGAATCAGCTTAATACCGAGCGCGAGCAACGCTTTATCGATCTCGCCGCTGGACTGGCTGACGATTTTGCCAAGCGCGCAGCACTGCACGACGAAGAGGCGTCGTTCCCGTTCGAGAACTACGCGCGGCTCCGCGAGAGTGGCTACACCGTCCTGACGGTGCCCGAGAAATTCGGTGGCCTCGGCGCGACTCTGCTCGAGCGGATCAAGGCGCAAGAGCGGCTGGCCGAAGGATGCGGTGCCACGGCGCTCGCGATCAACATGCATTTCAACGTGCTGGGACTGCTGATCGATCTGCATCGCAAGTTCAAGGCGCCCAACGTCGAGGCGATGCTGCAGCGAATCGGCGGCGAGCGGCTCATCTGCGGCGGATCCGGATCGGAGCCCGACAACGCGGTGATCAATTTGCGTCCGCGCACCACGGCCAGCCGCGTCGAAGGCGGCTTCCTTGTCAATGGCAGGAAAATTTTCGGCACGCAGAGTATCGCGCTGGACTTGTTCTTCGCCGAGGCGGCGTGGGAGGACGCGCCGCAAGGCATCACGATCATCACGTTCTTCATCCCGCCGCGCGAAACGCCGGGGCTGACGTTCAAGGATGACTGGAACGTGATGGGGATGCGGGCGACGGCGTCGCGCAGCTCTGAGCTCAAGGACGCGTTCGTGCCGGATTCCGCGGTCGCGCTGCAACGGCCAATGTCGGGCAGCGGCCGGGTGACCAAGGTGTTCGCCAAGGCGCCGTTCACGATCGGCGCGCCGTATATCGGGATCGCAGTCGCGGCGCGCAACTTCGTCGTCGAGTTCATGCGCGATCGTCCGCGCTTCCCGCTCAAATTTCCGATGAGCCACCTGCCGGGCGTCTATAATAAGGTTGGCGAGATGGACATGCTGATCGAAGGCGCGCGCGCGGTGATGTGGAAAGCCGCCGCCGAAGTGGATAGCGATCATCCGCAAAGCTGGTCGCGCAAAGCGGTGGCGGCGCGCATGATCGCGATCGAAAATTCGGTGCGTGTCGTCGATCTCGCGCTGCGCGCGGTCGGCGGCTCATCGTATTTCAAGCGACTACCGCTCGAG
- a CDS encoding VOC family protein: MDCPYDRASEDLGNIVALEHVNVTVPDQQLATLFYVIGLGLTRDPYLMNSITNMWVNIGRNQFHLPTNKPQVVRGHVGIVVPDRAALLTRLTRLRKRLDGTSYGFFEHEEFVEAVCPWGNRIRCYEPSEHFKPISLGIAYVEFDVPIGAAEGISHFYRRVMAAPSDVVQAAAGAYARVTVGIGQRFIFRETDREIPPYDGHHVQVYVADFSGPHRQLQEKELVFEESDQHQYRFRDIVEPESGALLFKIEHEVRSMKHPLYMRPLVNRNPAQSNMNYMPGHDAWV; the protein is encoded by the coding sequence ATGGATTGTCCATACGACCGCGCTAGCGAGGATCTCGGCAATATCGTCGCGCTCGAACACGTCAACGTGACGGTGCCCGATCAGCAACTCGCGACGCTCTTCTATGTGATCGGGCTGGGGCTGACCCGCGACCCCTACCTGATGAACAGCATCACCAACATGTGGGTGAATATCGGGCGCAACCAGTTTCATCTGCCGACGAACAAGCCGCAGGTGGTGCGCGGGCACGTCGGAATCGTGGTGCCGGATCGAGCGGCGCTGCTCACGCGATTGACGCGGCTGCGCAAGCGCCTCGATGGCACCAGCTACGGTTTCTTCGAGCACGAGGAATTCGTCGAGGCGGTCTGCCCGTGGGGCAATCGCATCCGATGCTACGAGCCATCGGAGCACTTCAAGCCGATTAGTCTGGGTATCGCGTATGTCGAATTCGACGTTCCGATCGGAGCGGCGGAAGGAATTTCGCATTTCTATCGGCGCGTGATGGCGGCCCCGTCCGACGTCGTTCAGGCGGCCGCCGGCGCCTATGCGCGGGTTACCGTCGGTATCGGTCAACGTTTCATCTTTCGTGAAACCGATCGCGAGATTCCGCCTTACGACGGGCATCACGTGCAGGTTTATGTCGCCGATTTTTCGGGGCCGCATCGCCAGCTTCAGGAAAAGGAGCTGGTGTTCGAGGAGAGCGACCAGCATCAGTACCGCTTCCGCGACATCGTCGAGCCCGAGAGCGGAGCGCTGCTCTTCAAGATCGAGCACGAGGTGCGCAGCATGAAGCATCCGCTGTACATGCGGCCGCTAGTGAATCGCAATCCCGCGCAGAGCAACATGAACTATATGCCCGGTCACGACGCGTGGGTTTGA
- a CDS encoding enoyl-CoA hydratase/isomerase family protein yields MPEIIKLEQPRDGVALVTMTNPAINNHGSWIGIAELAAAIKRAREAGARVTVLASGVPGHWFEHAWLKDLADAIEGKPTTAEGVAWFNALYEIGKTHVVTIAAVSGDCSGGGAELGWACDMRIAEEQALFAQPEIQIALTTGIGGTCRLARLIGRTATAEMVMLGRPMTARRIYQLGGVNEVVPAGKSVEVALEWATTIAARPAKALSTLKQILIDNDEMNLTEALNNEQRLFQTVAQTPEAIRTMRETQARFDHGESIRSVYGLPRSS; encoded by the coding sequence ATGCCTGAAATAATCAAACTCGAACAGCCGCGCGACGGCGTCGCGCTCGTCACGATGACCAATCCGGCAATCAACAATCATGGCTCGTGGATCGGAATCGCCGAATTGGCGGCCGCGATAAAGCGGGCGCGCGAGGCGGGCGCGCGCGTGACGGTGCTTGCGTCGGGCGTGCCGGGGCATTGGTTCGAGCACGCGTGGCTTAAGGACCTCGCCGATGCGATCGAGGGCAAGCCGACCACCGCGGAAGGCGTCGCGTGGTTCAACGCGCTCTACGAAATCGGCAAGACGCACGTGGTGACGATCGCGGCGGTCTCGGGCGATTGCTCGGGCGGCGGCGCTGAGCTCGGATGGGCCTGCGACATGCGCATCGCGGAGGAGCAGGCGCTGTTCGCGCAACCGGAGATCCAGATCGCGCTGACGACGGGAATCGGCGGCACTTGCCGGCTCGCGCGATTGATCGGCCGCACCGCGACGGCCGAGATGGTGATGCTCGGGCGGCCGATGACCGCGCGGCGCATCTATCAACTCGGCGGCGTGAATGAAGTTGTACCGGCGGGCAAGTCAGTCGAAGTCGCGCTCGAATGGGCGACAACGATCGCCGCTCGTCCGGCCAAGGCGCTCTCGACGCTCAAGCAGATTCTCATCGACAACGACGAAATGAATCTCACCGAAGCGCTGAACAACGAGCAACGCCTGTTCCAGACAGTCGCGCAAACGCCGGAAGCGATCCGCACGATGAGAGAGACTCAGGCGCGATTCGACCACGGCGAGAGCATCCGCAGCGTTTACGGATTGCCGCGTTCGTCGTGA
- the zwf gene encoding glucose-6-phosphate dehydrogenase — translation MADSKKSASAAHVRRGDDCVMVIFGATGDLTKRLLMPAIYNLARAKLLPEKFALVGFSNIEESSDSYRDQITADLSKYATAKVDPKMWEHVAKSIQYTSGDFKNPAAFNHLKEMLADIDKESGTPGNYLFYLATSPIFFGEIVKQLANAGLTTEPNHQWRRVIIEKPFGRDLESAKALNHEIGTHLDESQIFRIDHYLGKETVQNLMVFRFGNGIFEPIWNRRYIELVQVTAAETVGVELRGGYYDTAGALRDMVPNHMLTLLSMTAMEPPISFDSEAVRDEKAKVMHAIRPPRKEDVARDAVRGQYAAGNVLGKPRAAYHAEPSVDPNSNTETYAAVRLFIDNWRWADVPFYLRTGKSMAKRVTEIAIQFRRPPFLMFKDTSVESMVPNILVIHVEPDQGISLRFSAKIPGPVVSLGNVDMNFKYSEYFRATPATGYETLLWDCMLGDTTLFQRADMVDAGWRAIEPVLEVWGEQKATDFPNYMAGSWGPAAADELLHRDGHSWRKIE, via the coding sequence ATGGCCGACTCAAAGAAGAGCGCGAGCGCCGCGCACGTGCGCCGCGGCGACGACTGCGTGATGGTGATTTTCGGCGCGACCGGCGATCTCACCAAGCGCCTGCTGATGCCCGCGATCTACAATCTCGCCAGAGCAAAGCTGCTGCCCGAGAAATTCGCGCTGGTCGGCTTTTCGAATATCGAAGAAAGTTCCGACAGCTACCGTGATCAGATCACCGCCGACTTGTCGAAATACGCAACCGCGAAGGTCGATCCGAAGATGTGGGAGCACGTCGCAAAAAGCATCCAATACACATCTGGCGACTTCAAGAATCCGGCCGCGTTTAATCACTTGAAGGAGATGCTTGCGGATATAGACAAGGAATCCGGAACACCCGGCAACTACCTATTCTATCTGGCTACGTCGCCGATCTTTTTCGGCGAAATAGTAAAGCAACTGGCTAATGCCGGACTGACTACCGAACCGAATCATCAATGGCGGCGAGTGATTATTGAGAAACCGTTCGGCCGCGACCTTGAGTCCGCCAAGGCGCTCAATCATGAGATCGGCACTCATCTCGACGAATCGCAAATCTTCCGCATCGATCATTACCTCGGCAAGGAGACCGTTCAGAATCTGATGGTGTTTCGTTTCGGCAACGGCATCTTCGAGCCGATCTGGAACCGGCGCTACATCGAGTTGGTGCAGGTCACCGCGGCCGAGACGGTCGGTGTCGAGTTGCGCGGCGGCTACTACGATACCGCAGGCGCGCTGCGCGACATGGTGCCGAATCACATGCTGACGCTGCTCTCGATGACCGCGATGGAACCGCCGATTTCATTCGATTCGGAGGCCGTGCGCGATGAAAAGGCCAAGGTGATGCACGCGATTCGGCCGCCCAGAAAAGAGGACGTCGCCCGCGACGCGGTGCGCGGCCAGTACGCCGCCGGCAATGTGCTCGGTAAGCCCCGCGCGGCTTATCACGCGGAGCCCAGCGTCGATCCGAATTCCAACACCGAGACTTACGCCGCGGTCCGCCTCTTCATCGACAACTGGCGATGGGCCGACGTGCCGTTCTATCTCCGCACCGGCAAGAGCATGGCGAAGCGGGTCACCGAAATCGCGATCCAGTTTCGCCGCCCGCCATTCCTGATGTTCAAGGATACGTCGGTCGAGTCGATGGTGCCGAACATACTAGTGATTCATGTCGAGCCGGATCAGGGAATCTCACTTCGATTCAGCGCGAAGATACCTGGTCCAGTAGTCAGTCTCGGCAATGTGGATATGAACTTCAAATACTCAGAGTATTTTCGGGCCACCCCGGCAACTGGCTATGAGACTTTGCTTTGGGATTGCATGCTCGGCGACACCACCCTGTTCCAGCGCGCCGACATGGTCGATGCCGGATGGCGCGCGATCGAGCCGGTGCTCGAGGTCTGGGGCGAGCAGAAGGCCACCGACTTTCCGAACTACATGGCTGGTTCGTGGGGTCCGGCCGCTGCCGATGAACTGCTTCATCGCGACGGACATTCCTGGCGCAAGATCGAGTGA
- the gnd gene encoding phosphogluconate dehydrogenase (NAD(+)-dependent, decarboxylating): MQMGMVGLGRMGANMVRRLLQGGHQCVVYDVNPASVKDLAKDGAIGATSLDDFAAKLSKPRVAWMMVPAAVVEDTLAELSKRFQTGDIIVDGGNSYYVDDIRRAKQLKSKGLHYVDSGTSGGVWGLERGYCQMIGGELGVVKHLDPIFATLAPSIDSAPRIAGREKITDSTAEHGYLHCGPNGAGHFVKMVHNGIEYGIMASYAEGLNILRHANVGKQTHAVDAETTPLRAPELYQYDFNLPDITEVWRRGSVIASWLLDLTATALVDDPELKKFAGRVSDSGEGRWTIEAAIDEGVPAYVLSASLYERFSSRGAADFGDKLLSAMRYEFGGHLEKKS; the protein is encoded by the coding sequence ATGCAGATGGGAATGGTTGGTCTTGGCAGAATGGGCGCGAACATGGTCCGGCGGCTGCTGCAGGGCGGCCACCAATGCGTCGTGTATGACGTCAATCCCGCATCGGTTAAAGATCTGGCGAAGGACGGCGCGATTGGCGCGACCTCGCTCGACGATTTTGCGGCGAAGCTCAGCAAGCCGCGCGTCGCGTGGATGATGGTGCCGGCGGCGGTGGTCGAGGACACGCTGGCCGAGTTGTCGAAGCGCTTTCAGACCGGCGACATCATCGTCGATGGCGGCAATTCGTACTACGTCGATGACATCCGGCGCGCCAAGCAACTCAAATCGAAGGGGCTGCACTACGTCGATTCGGGCACCAGCGGCGGCGTGTGGGGACTCGAGCGCGGCTACTGCCAGATGATTGGCGGCGAGCTCGGCGTCGTCAAGCATCTCGATCCGATCTTCGCGACCTTGGCCCCGTCAATCGATTCCGCCCCGCGCATCGCGGGCCGCGAAAAAATCACCGACAGCACCGCCGAGCACGGCTACCTGCATTGCGGGCCGAATGGCGCGGGCCACTTCGTCAAGATGGTGCACAACGGAATCGAGTACGGAATCATGGCGTCGTATGCCGAGGGTCTCAACATCCTGCGCCACGCGAACGTCGGCAAGCAGACGCACGCCGTCGATGCGGAAACGACGCCGCTGCGGGCGCCCGAACTGTATCAATACGATTTCAATCTCCCCGACATCACCGAAGTGTGGCGGCGCGGCAGCGTGATCGCGTCATGGCTGCTCGACCTCACCGCGACGGCGCTGGTCGATGATCCGGAGTTGAAGAAATTCGCCGGGCGCGTCTCCGATTCGGGCGAGGGTCGATGGACGATCGAGGCGGCAATCGATGAAGGCGTGCCGGCCTATGTGCTGAGCGCATCGTTGTATGAACGCTTCAGCTCGCGCGGCGCGGCTGACTTCGGCGACAAATTACTGTCGGCGATGCGCTACGAGTTCGGCGGCCATCTCGAGAAAAAGAGTTAA